From Juglans regia cultivar Chandler chromosome 6, Walnut 2.0, whole genome shotgun sequence, the proteins below share one genomic window:
- the LOC108998109 gene encoding serine/arginine-rich splicing factor SR34A-like, whose product MSGRFSRSIYVGNLPADIRESEIEDLFYKYGRILDIELKIPPRPPCYCFVEFDSTRDAEDAIRGRDGYNFDGCRLRVELAHGGRGSSSSDRRGGYSGGGGGGGGGGGGGGGGSSGGRFGVSRHSEYRVIVRGLPSSASWQDLKDHMRKAGDVCFAEVSRDSEGTFGIVDYTNHDDMKYAIRKLDDTEFRNPWARAYIRVKKYESSRSRSRSRSRSRSQSRSRSRSRGERRDRSKSLERSISRSVSRSRSASPVKSSRPRSRSRSGSPHQARSGSG is encoded by the exons ATGAGTGGTCGTTTTTCTCGCTCAATCTATGTTGGCAACCTGCCTGCAGATATAAGAGAATCTGAAATTGAAGATCTATTCTACAAG TATGGCCGTATATTGGATATTGAATTAAAGATTCCGCCCCGCCCTCCGTGTTATTGTTTTGTGGAG TTTGATAGTACTCGGGATGCAGAAGATGCAATTAGGGGTCGTGATGGCTATAATTTTGATGGTTGCCGTCTAAGG GTTGAACTTGCCCATGGTGGTAGAGGGTCATCTTCAAGTGATCGTCGTGGTGGCTACAGCGGCGGTGGTGGCGGAGGTGGCGGCGGCGGTGGCGGCGGTGGCGGTGGCAGTAGTGGGGGCCGATTTGGTGTCTCACGCCATTCTGAATATCGAG TTATTGTTCGTGGGCTTCCTTCTTCTGCTTCCTGGCAAGACTTGAAG GATCATATGCGTAAAGCTGGTGATGTATGTTTTGCGGAGGTATCCCGTGACAGTGAAG GGACCTTTGGCATTGTTGATTACACTAATCACGATGACATGAAATATGCT aTCCGTAAACTCGATGACACCGAATTCAGAAATCCTTGGGCAAGAGCTTATATTCGG GTGAAGAAGTATGAGAGCAGTAGAAGCCGCAGCCGCAGCCGAAGTAGAAGCCGCAGCCAAAGTAGGAGCCGCAGCCGAAGCAGAGGTGAAAGAAGGGACAGGAG TAAATCACTGGAGCGCTCTATTTCTCGATCGGTATCAAGGTCCAGATCTGCCTCTCCTGTCAAATCTTCCAG GCCAAGATCAAGATCGAGGTCAGGATCTCCCCACCAG GCACGGTCGGGTAGTGGCTGA